From Triticum urartu cultivar G1812 chromosome 2, Tu2.1, whole genome shotgun sequence, a single genomic window includes:
- the LOC125534844 gene encoding proline-rich protein 4-like has translation MHASSLQVAIKCKNIHGDYESKAVGALDGTGAFGVPLVADLHGNDCVAQLHSAASNTPCPGQEPSKIVPVSEGTTFGIVAGDNIATPSAASPECVSMTLCGPIKKHIIEHFHHKQPVPPKPEPKPQPHPDYSPVPKPEPKPQPHPDYHPVPPMPTYGGGSDGGYHGHH, from the exons ATGCATGCGTCAA GTCTCCAGGTGGCAATCAAGTGCAAGAACATCCACGGCGACTACGAGAGCAAGGCAGTGGGTGCCCTCGACGGGACCGGCGCCTTCGGCGTGCCACTCGTCGCTGACCTCCACGGCAATGACTGCGTCGCACAGCTCCACAGCGCCGCCTCCAACACGCCGTGCCCTGGCCAGGAGCCATCAAAGATCGTGCCAGTTTCGGAAGGCACCACCTTCGGCATCGTCGCCGGTGACAACATTGCCACGCCATCCGCAGCATCGCCGGAGTGTGTGTCCATGACCCTGTGCGGGCCAATCAAGAAGCACATCATCGAGCACTTCCACCACAAGCAGCCGGTGCCGCCGAAGCCGGAGCCCAAGCCCCAGCCCCACCCAGACTACAGCCCCGTGCCCAAGCCCGAGCCCAAGCCGCAGCCCCACCCAGACTACCACCCTGTCCCTCCCATGCCCACCTATGGAGGCGGCAGCGACGGTGGATACCACGGACACCACTGA
- the LOC125540799 gene encoding proline-rich protein 4-like, which yields MAAPRALVLAVLLAIAVANAEAASVVVGLAKCADCTRKNIKAEEAFKGLQVAIKCKNSHGDYESKAVGALDGTGAFNVPLAADLHGADCVAQLHSAASKVPCPGQEPSKIVPVSEGTTFGIVAGDNTATPSAASSPECASMTLCGPIKKYIIEHFHHKKPVPPKPEPKPQPHPDYGPVPKPEPKPQPHPDYHPVPPTPTYGGGGGGYHGHH from the exons ATGGCAGCTCCGAGAGCGCTCGTTCTCGCCGTCCTTCTGGCGATCGCCGTTGCCAATGCTGAGGCGGCGTCCGTCGTGGTCGGCCTGGCCAAGTGCGCCGACTGCACCAGGAAGAACATCAAGGCCGAGGAAGCTTTCAAAG GTCTTCAGGTGGCCATCAAGTGCAAGAACAGCCACGGCGACTACGAGAGCAAGGCGGTGGGCGCCCTCGACGGCACCGGCGCCTTCAACGTACCCCTCGCCGCTGACCTACACGGCGCCGACTGCGTCGCTCAGCTCCACAGCGCCGCCTCCAAGGTGCCGTGCCCCGGCCAGGAGCCATCCAAGATCGTCCCGGTTTCCGAGGGCACCACCTTCGGCATCGTCGCCGGCGACAACACCGCCACGCCGTCTGCTGCATCGTCGCCGGAGTGCGCGTCCATGACCCTGTGCGGGCCGATCAAGAAGTACATCATCGAGCACTTCCACCACAAGAAGCCTGTGCCAcccaagccggagcccaagcCGCAGCCCCACCCTGACTACGGCCCCGtgcccaagccggagcccaagcCGCAGCCCCACCCCGACTACCACCCCGTCCCTCCCACGCCTACAtacggtggcggcggcggtggataCCACGGTCACCACTGA